The genomic segment TTATATTGCCACCACCAAATGTTACTGGTAAATTACATATTGGTCACGCATTTGGAGTTAGTATTCAAGATGCATTAATTCGATACAAAAAATTTAAAGGTTTTGACACTGTTTTTATCCCAGGGATGGATCATGCTGGAATAAGTACTCAAGTAAAAGTTGAAGCAAAATTAAAAGAACTAGGAATTAGTCGCTTTGATATTTCAAAAGAAGAGTTTTTAAAACATGTTTGAGATTGAAAAGAAGAGTATGCATTAACAATAAGAAATCAATGATCTAAAATGGGGCTTGGTTTTGACTATGATTTAGAAAAGTTTACACTTGACGCTGATGTTAACGCAAAAGTCCAAGAAATTTTTGTAGAATTTTACAATAAAAAATTAATTTATAAGGGTAAAAGAATTGTAAACTGAGATCCAATTCAAAAAACAGCTGTTTCTAATATTGAAGTTATTTACAAAGAAGTTGAAGGAGAAATGTTTTATTTTAAATATTTCTTAGAATCAAAAGATAATTTTTTATCAGTTGCTACAACCAGACCTGAAACTATGTTTGCCGACCAATGTATTGTAGTTAACCCAAGTGATCAAAGATATGCTAAGTTTATTGGGAAGAATGTTATAAATCCAGTTAATAAAGAAATTATTCCAATTATTGCTGATGAATATGTTGAAATAGAATTTGGAACTGGTGTTATGAAATGTACACCAGCTCATGACTTAAATGACTTTGAGATTGGCGAAAGACATAATTTAGCAAAACCTATTTGTATGAATGAAGATGCAACGATTAATCAAATGGGTGGAGAACTTTATGCTGGATTAGATAGATTTACTGCTAGAAAAAAAATTATTAAACAAACTAAAAAAGATAATACTTTTATAAAGTCTGAAAAAATAGTTCACCAAGTTGGATATAGTGAGAGAAGTAATGCAATCATAGAACCTTACTTGTCTGATCAATGATTTGTGGATATGAAACCATTTCAACAAATGATTCTTGAAATGCAACAAAATGATCCAGAAATTGTTTTTTATCCAAAAAGATTTAATGATGTATTGATTAAATGAATGGAGAATGTTCATGATTGAACAATTTCAAGACAGTTATGATGGGGACATCAAATTCCTGCTTGATACCATATTGATGACAAATCAAAAATTTATGTAGGAACAAAACCTCCAATTGATATTGAAAATTGAGTGCAAGATCAAGACGTTTTAGATACATGATTTTCATCTGGTTTATGACCTTTTGTAACAACTATGCGCAGCGAAAATGAACAATCAGTTTACTTTAAAAAATACTTTCCAATTAGTGTTATGGTAACTGGATTTGATATTATATTTTTTTGAGTTGCAAGGATGATATTTCAAACTAAAGAATATACAAATAAAATACCATTTAAAGATGTTTTGATTCATGGTTTGGTTAGAGCTGAAGATGGTGCTAAAATGAGCAAGTCTGCTGGGAATGGTGTTGATCCTATGCAAATTATTGAAGAAAAAGGAGCTGACGCTTTAAGGTTTTTTTTACTAAATGGTTCGACTCCAGGTTTAGATTTCAAATTCAGTGAAATAAAAATTACCTCGGCTTGAAACTTTATTAACAAACTTTGAAATGCTTCCAGATATGTAATGATCAACATTGATGATTCATTTGTTTTAAACAAAAATTTTTACAATCAATTAAAACTAAGTGATGCTGATAAATGAATTCTTACACAATTGAGCATTGTTGAAAAATCAGTTAGTGAATTAATGGATAAATATGAATTTGCTCTTGTTGGTAAAATACTTTATGATTTTGTTTGAAATACATATTGTAGTTGATATATAGAATTGTCAAAAGTGAATTTAAATGATTCAATTAAAAAAGCAGCATCTAAGCAAACGCTTGTTTATGTTTTAAAAAATATTTTAGTTATGCTACATCCATTTATTCCATTTGTGACTGAACATATATATCAAAATTTAAATATGAAAGACTCTATTTTAGAAGAAAGCTGATTAAAAATAAATCACTGTTATGAAACTGATTATCTTAATATTGTTGTAGATTTAATTGGTTCAATTAGAGAATTTAAAG from the Entomoplasma ellychniae genome contains:
- a CDS encoding valine--tRNA ligase; its protein translation is MAKKELASKYNNAEVEKNKYQLWMDKKYFKANPNSNKKPFSIILPPPNVTGKLHIGHAFGVSIQDALIRYKKFKGFDTVFIPGMDHAGISTQVKVEAKLKELGISRFDISKEEFLKHVWDWKEEYALTIRNQWSKMGLGFDYDLEKFTLDADVNAKVQEIFVEFYNKKLIYKGKRIVNWDPIQKTAVSNIEVIYKEVEGEMFYFKYFLESKDNFLSVATTRPETMFADQCIVVNPSDQRYAKFIGKNVINPVNKEIIPIIADEYVEIEFGTGVMKCTPAHDLNDFEIGERHNLAKPICMNEDATINQMGGELYAGLDRFTARKKIIKQTKKDNTFIKSEKIVHQVGYSERSNAIIEPYLSDQWFVDMKPFQQMILEMQQNDPEIVFYPKRFNDVLIKWMENVHDWTISRQLWWGHQIPAWYHIDDKSKIYVGTKPPIDIENWVQDQDVLDTWFSSGLWPFVTTMRSENEQSVYFKKYFPISVMVTGFDIIFFWVARMIFQTKEYTNKIPFKDVLIHGLVRAEDGAKMSKSAGNGVDPMQIIEEKGADALRFFLLNGSTPGLDFKFSEIKITSAWNFINKLWNASRYVMINIDDSFVLNKNFYNQLKLSDADKWILTQLSIVEKSVSELMDKYEFALVGKILYDFVWNTYCSWYIELSKVNLNDSIKKAASKQTLVYVLKNILVMLHPFIPFVTEHIYQNLNMKDSILEESWLKINHCYETDYLNIVVDLIGSIREFKAINNLNNKTHLVFQINNLTFDKNKIINKNLNQINEFLLSFVNSKIILDINDDNKKTIIPIQDFTIEINNDEFIDNEKMLKEMIIQKQSLEQELLRSEKMLNNINFIAKANPDKIVEEKAKYEQYKIQLELINNKLNKI